One segment of Castanea sativa cultivar Marrone di Chiusa Pesio chromosome 3, ASM4071231v1 DNA contains the following:
- the LOC142628216 gene encoding DNA damage-repair/toleration protein DRT102 translates to MAESTTTTTRPLKIIAGADSFGCTLKDTLVSHLRSLNIEVEDLGTSSYYTIAAEVGRQVSSSTTPAATETRGLVACGTGVGVAIFANKFPGVYAATCLTPEEALNARSINNSNVLAVSGMSTSPSTAIDILNTWLNTPFKSPCPASNSQPWPQDIESFLDNSIKEMPTIGSGSSQSDESAKCAICCLVKNRELNPIDIIPGGSMKILRETPTSAIVRFKAGSVEPAHHHTFGHDLVVMEGKKSVWNLSKKERYDLGVGDFLFTPAGDVHRVKYYEDTEFFIRWDGKWDMFFDEDLETAKAAVEKELGNGAV, encoded by the coding sequence ATGGCCGAgtctaccaccaccaccactcgTCCTCTCAAAATCATAGCCGGAGCCGACTCATTCGGCTGCACTCTCAAAGACACCTTGGTCTCCCATCTCCGTTCCCTCAACATCGAAGTAGAAGACCTCGGCACCTCCTCCTACTACACCATCGCCGCCGAAGTGGGCCGCCAAGTCTCCTCTTCCACCACCCCCGCCGCCACAGAAACCCGTGGCCTCGTCGCTTGTGGCACAGGCGTTGGTGTTGCTATCTTCGCCAACAAATTCCCAGGCGTTTATGCAGCCACTTGTCTCACCCCTGAAGAAGCTCTCAACGCTCGCTCCATCAACAACTCCAATGTCCTCGCAGTCTCAGGCATGTCCACTTCACCCTCCACCGCCATTGATATCCTCAACACTTGGCTCAACACTCCTTTCAAGTCCCCTTGTCCGGCTTCTAACTCTCAACCTTGGCCTCAAGATATAGAGTCTTTTCTTGACAACTCGATCAAAGAAATGCCCACCATTGGATCTGGTTCTTCTCAGTCTGATGAATCTGCAAAATGTGCTATTTGTTGTTTGGTGAAGAATAGGGAATTGAATCCGATCGATATAATCCCAGGTGGGTCTATGAAGATTTTGAGAGAGACTCCCACATCGGCTATTGTGAGGTTTAAAGCTGGGAGTGTGGAGCCGGCTCATCATCATACTTTTGGGCATGATTTGGTGGTGATGGAGGGGAAGAAGAGTGTGTGGAATTTGAGCAAAAAGGAGAGGTATGATTTGGGTGTTGGGGATTTTTTGTTTACTCCAGCTGGGGATGTGCATAGAGTGAAGTATTATGAGGATACTGAGTTTTTCATCAGGTGGGATGGGAAATGGGATATGTTCTTTGATGAGGATCTTGAGACTGCTAAGGCTGCTGTTGAGAAAGAATTGGGAAATGGGGCTGTGTGA